In the Apteryx mantelli isolate bAptMan1 chromosome 13, bAptMan1.hap1, whole genome shotgun sequence genome, one interval contains:
- the LOC106492455 gene encoding serine protease 23-like, translating into MTCCQVVAVVLLSFLHSAAAGDPIPALVPQSTLQLAKPRFLAQPVLELMTRCDEACAQQEAALVPQDFQEYLSYETVYANGTRTLTTVELSLQESGLERRWQRRRVRRKRQIYGIDGRFSISGNHFLMDYPFSATVKISTGCTGVLVSERHVLTAAHCIHDGKDYVKGAKKIKVGFLTPVQSAGNGTERLAMRWARVQRTLVPKGWIRGPNSVSMDYDYALLELRRPHQRSPMKLTVAPAAEEMAGKRIHFSGFDSDRPGELVYRFCGVEGETVHLIYQHCDARPGASGSGVYGKVWDPVQHKWERKVIGVFSGHQWLEVAGEQHHYNVAVRLTALKFAQICYWIKGDYKNCQNE; encoded by the coding sequence ATGACTTGCTGCCAGGTGGTCGCTGTGgtcttgctttcctttcttcaCAGCGCTGCAGCTGGTGACCCGATTCCCGCTCTCGTTCCCCAGTCCACGCTGCAGCTAGCCAAACCGCGGTTCTTGGCGCAGCCCGTCCTGGAGCTGATGACACGCTGTGATGAAGCTTGTGCTCAGCAGGAGGCTGCCTTGGTCCCCCAGGATTTCCAGGAGTATCTCTCCTACGAGACGGTGTATGCCAATGGCACCCGCACCCTCACCACAGTGGAACTGAGCCTGCAGGAGAGTGGCCTGGAGAGGAGATGGCAGAGGCGGCGTGTGCGGCGCAAGCGGCAGATTTACGGCATAGACGGGCGGTTCTCCATCAGTGGGAACCACTTCCTGATGGACTACCCCTTCTCTGCTACTGTCAAGATCTCCACAGGGTGCACAGGGGTGCTCGTGTCCGAGCGGCATGTCCTTACTGCTGCCCACTGCATTCACGATGGCAAAGACTATGTGAAGGGGGCCAAGAAGATCAAGGTGGGTTTCCTAACACCGGTGCAGAGCGCTGGCAACGGGACAGAGAGGCTGGCGATGCGCTGGGCACGTGTGCAGCGCACACTGGTGCCCAAGGGCTGGATCAGGGGCCCCAATTCGGTCAGCATGGACTACGACTATGCCCTTTTGGAGCTGCGCAGGCCCCACCAGCGCTCACCCATGAAGCTAacagtggctccagcagcggagGAGATGGCTGGGAAGAGGATTCATTTCTCGGGGTTTGACAGCGACCGGCCGGGCGAGCTGGTATACCGCTTCTGCGGGGTGGAAGGTGAGACGGTCCACCTCATCTATCAGCACTGTGACGCCAGACCTGGCGCCTCAGGCTCTGGGGTATATGGCAAAGTGTGGGACCCCGTACAACACAAATGGGAGAGGAAGGTGATCGGGGTCTTCTCAGGGCACCAGTGGCTGGAAGTAGCTGGGGAGCAGCACCACTATAACGTTGCTGTTCGCCTGACCGCTTTAAAGTTTGCTCAGATTTGTTACTGGATCAAAGGGGACTACAAAAACTGTCAGAATGAATGA